In uncultured Bacteroides sp., one genomic interval encodes:
- a CDS encoding cytochrome c biogenesis protein ResB, translated as MWKQPWGFKEGYSICIGLFITGTMLQISIGKINLDALAYPVNLITGIGYFLLLTTLYFKYKKSSYIVSRLSSYQAAISSMSSMVSMVVLMGLIKQAPGYITMEGNFIGFSQMLSAWSFALLFLWMITILSMTIIRRLNHFKWSDTSFMLNHIGLLLALVGSILGSADIQKLEMTTMAGRPEWRALNERKEVVELPIAIELHKFSIKEYPPKLMLIDNETGASLPQGKPATFLVEDGFGAGKLLDWTISVKKYLPYAASVATGDTLRYVDFHSFGATNALHVKVINRKTGISREGWVSCGNFMFPYNAIKLDDKVSLVMPELEPQRFYSSVTVYLESKKVQDATIEVNKPFEIDGWKIYQLSYDESKGRWSEVSVFQLVKDPWLPVVYTGILMMVVGAICMFTMAKKNKEDKV; from the coding sequence ATGTGGAAACAACCTTGGGGATTTAAAGAAGGGTATTCAATCTGTATCGGACTATTTATTACAGGTACAATGCTCCAGATATCAATTGGAAAAATAAATCTTGACGCTCTTGCATATCCCGTTAATCTTATTACAGGAATTGGATATTTTTTATTGCTTACGACCTTATATTTTAAATACAAGAAATCATCTTATATAGTAAGTAGGCTAAGTAGTTATCAGGCTGCCATATCTTCCATGTCGTCTATGGTATCTATGGTTGTTTTGATGGGACTAATCAAGCAGGCTCCCGGTTATATTACAATGGAAGGTAACTTCATTGGATTCTCTCAGATGCTCTCAGCATGGTCTTTCGCACTATTATTTCTTTGGATGATTACTATTTTATCAATGACAATAATAAGAAGATTGAACCATTTTAAGTGGAGTGATACATCTTTTATGTTGAATCATATTGGTTTGTTATTGGCACTGGTTGGCTCTATTTTAGGAAGTGCAGATATTCAGAAACTCGAAATGACTACAATGGCCGGAAGGCCGGAGTGGCGTGCTTTAAATGAACGAAAAGAAGTTGTTGAGTTGCCTATAGCTATTGAATTGCATAAATTTTCAATTAAGGAGTATCCACCTAAATTAATGCTGATCGACAACGAAACAGGCGCATCTCTTCCTCAAGGAAAACCTGCTACTTTCTTAGTAGAGGATGGCTTTGGAGCTGGAAAACTGCTTGACTGGACTATTTCAGTAAAAAAGTATCTACCATATGCGGCAAGTGTAGCAACTGGAGATACACTTCGATATGTTGACTTTCATTCGTTTGGAGCAACAAATGCTCTTCATGTAAAAGTAATAAATCGTAAAACAGGCATATCTCGTGAAGGGTGGGTGAGTTGCGGAAACTTTATGTTTCCTTATAACGCAATAAAATTGGATGATAAAGTGAGTCTGGTAATGCCTGAACTGGAACCACAACGTTTTTATTCAAGTGTAACGGTGTATTTAGAATCCAAGAAAGTTCAAGATGCTACAATTGAGGTGAATAAACCTTTTGAAATTGATGGATGGAAAATTTATCAATTAAGTTATGATGAATCAAAAGGCCGGTGGAGTGAGGTAAGTGTGTTTCAGTTAGTAAAAGATCCATGGTTGCCAGTAGTGTATACAGGCATATTAATGATGGTAGTTGGAGCAATATGTATGTTTACTATGGCTAAAAAGAATAAGGAGGATAAAGTATGA
- a CDS encoding glycosyltransferase 87 family protein, whose product MNRREPSFINNLLFRDYRFIFLVWIITSIVCGVLKYTRGSYNNFSIFKNLFWHAIHQLPLYEHYPKEYSDVNHYGVFFSSVIFPFALVPDIIGVILWVTLSTWFLFYAIKRLPLSRNEHLFVYLFCVMELFNSLASQQFNVGIAAILIFSFFLIEHKTDFWAAFFIMLGTFTKLYGIMGLAFIPFSRNKKRFLSSCLFWSVIMFFFPMIYTSPDYVLTQYHSWIIDLIEKNNLNQFAYYQNISLLGMVRKISGCSTYSDLWLIIPGIILFCLPFLRVKQYRSQSFKLMILASILLFVVLFSTASESGTYIIAMIGIALWYVKTPSQSTSLNLTLLIFAFFLTGLSSSDLFPVEVRKTFIFPFALKSLPCFIIWLKITYELCFLNFCLKEGIPRAEEDRMLVPNDNNEIDIVLPCYNPPTNWQETLHENIKQVFKYFPDKVFHIIVVNDGSSINMDEADIEKFKTIMPKAQLISYPEHRGKGYAVRKGAEYACSSLMIYIDWDFPYDKESMRAVFEKLEEGYDIVVATRTNSYYPNTDLNTIRTYISVLTRILNWIVLGIRYSDVRRGFKGMNRKGKDLLLRTQINHFLFDTEFVYLASRKRYMHICSTRAKLRENVGFTFMNITAFGREITNFIRIAVK is encoded by the coding sequence ATGAATAGAAGAGAACCTTCATTTATTAACAATCTCTTATTTAGAGATTATCGTTTTATATTTCTAGTATGGATTATTACATCTATAGTATGCGGAGTTTTAAAATATACCAGAGGATCATATAATAACTTCAGTATATTTAAGAATCTGTTCTGGCATGCTATTCATCAATTGCCTCTTTATGAACATTACCCCAAAGAATACTCTGATGTTAATCATTATGGAGTATTTTTCAGCTCTGTAATTTTCCCTTTTGCTCTCGTACCAGATATAATAGGTGTTATTTTATGGGTAACACTTAGTACCTGGTTTTTATTTTATGCAATAAAAAGGTTACCACTTAGCAGGAATGAGCACTTATTCGTATACCTTTTCTGTGTTATGGAGTTATTTAACTCTTTGGCTTCGCAGCAGTTCAATGTTGGAATAGCCGCTATTCTTATTTTCTCTTTTTTTCTGATAGAACACAAAACGGATTTCTGGGCAGCATTTTTTATTATGCTGGGGACTTTTACCAAATTATATGGAATTATGGGACTAGCTTTTATTCCTTTCTCCAGGAATAAAAAAAGGTTTCTGTCTTCTTGTCTGTTTTGGAGTGTAATTATGTTCTTTTTCCCAATGATTTACACTTCACCGGATTATGTACTGACACAATATCATTCATGGATAATTGATCTCATTGAAAAGAATAATCTGAACCAGTTCGCTTATTATCAAAATATATCATTACTGGGTATGGTCAGAAAAATAAGCGGTTGTAGTACATACTCTGACCTTTGGCTGATTATTCCCGGTATTATACTATTCTGTCTGCCATTCTTACGCGTAAAGCAATACCGTTCTCAGAGTTTTAAATTAATGATATTAGCTTCAATATTACTATTTGTTGTATTATTTAGTACCGCAAGTGAATCTGGCACGTACATTATTGCTATGATAGGAATAGCCCTTTGGTACGTAAAAACACCTTCGCAATCAACTTCATTAAATCTAACTCTTTTAATCTTTGCTTTTTTCCTGACAGGACTTTCAAGCAGCGACTTATTTCCTGTTGAAGTAAGAAAAACATTCATTTTTCCGTTCGCTCTAAAGTCTTTACCATGTTTCATCATTTGGCTTAAGATTACCTACGAGCTGTGTTTTCTTAATTTCTGTCTGAAAGAAGGAATTCCAAGAGCCGAAGAAGATCGTATGTTAGTTCCAAATGATAATAATGAGATAGATATTGTATTGCCTTGTTATAACCCACCAACAAATTGGCAAGAAACACTGCATGAAAACATTAAGCAAGTATTTAAATATTTTCCGGATAAGGTTTTTCATATCATTGTAGTCAATGACGGCTCATCTATAAATATGGACGAAGCAGATATAGAAAAATTCAAAACTATCATGCCTAAAGCACAGTTAATCAGTTATCCGGAACATAGAGGAAAAGGTTATGCTGTTAGAAAGGGAGCTGAATACGCCTGTTCTTCTCTGATGATATATATAGACTGGGATTTTCCGTATGACAAAGAAAGCATGAGGGCTGTTTTCGAAAAGCTTGAAGAGGGATATGATATTGTTGTAGCAACAAGAACCAATAGTTATTATCCAAATACCGATCTTAATACGATACGTACCTATATTTCTGTCCTAACAAGAATATTAAACTGGATAGTTTTGGGAATAAGATATAGCGATGTACGCAGAGGATTTAAAGGTATGAATCGTAAAGGTAAAGATCTTCTGTTAAGGACTCAGATTAATCATTTTCTTTTTGATACAGAGTTTGTCTATTTGGCATCAAGGAAGCGATATATGCACATCTGCAGCACCAGAGCAAAACTAAGAGAGAATGTAGGTTTTACCTTTATGAATATAACTGCTTTTGGTAGAGAGATAACTAACTTTATTCGAATTGCAGTGAAATAA
- a CDS encoding nitroreductase family protein: MPIPTSRTKERGRIIINRDLCNGCGLCVSVCKDFSMTIENGKVKLSDNPLFGCLACGHCMMICPQKAITIEGRCTSTDDLIEMPSKEEAASYKSMLNLLYRRRSIREFKDVPVESELIDKILEAAQTAPMGLPPSDVHVLVFDSKEKVSAFAKDFCHYLENMKWFVSKWFLALMRPIWGKANTELFKGFVRPCVYAYTDYIMKGENIVNYDAPVALYFYATPYSDPADPLIAATYAMLAAESLGLGTCFNGAVHPFLQNGKAAKLFREKYGIKHKSREGIFLLIGYPKVKYTTSIKRTFASIDRI, encoded by the coding sequence ATGCCTATTCCAACATCAAGAACTAAAGAACGTGGCCGGATAATAATTAACAGAGACCTTTGCAATGGCTGCGGACTATGCGTTTCTGTTTGCAAAGATTTTAGTATGACAATTGAAAACGGAAAAGTAAAGCTGTCAGATAATCCATTATTCGGTTGCTTAGCTTGTGGACATTGTATGATGATCTGTCCGCAAAAAGCAATCACCATTGAAGGAAGATGTACTTCAACTGATGATTTAATTGAAATGCCTTCCAAAGAAGAAGCTGCATCATATAAATCAATGCTGAATTTATTGTACCGTCGCCGTAGTATCCGTGAGTTTAAAGATGTTCCCGTTGAAAGTGAATTAATAGATAAAATATTAGAAGCTGCTCAAACTGCACCAATGGGCTTACCACCCTCGGACGTGCATGTGTTAGTATTCGACAGCAAAGAAAAAGTTTCAGCATTTGCAAAAGACTTCTGTCATTATCTGGAAAACATGAAATGGTTTGTTTCCAAATGGTTTCTCGCGCTAATGAGGCCAATCTGGGGAAAAGCAAACACAGAGCTATTTAAAGGATTTGTTCGTCCTTGTGTTTACGCTTATACCGATTACATAATGAAAGGTGAAAACATTGTAAATTATGATGCACCGGTTGCACTATATTTTTACGCTACCCCCTATAGTGATCCGGCTGATCCGCTTATAGCTGCAACATACGCCATGCTTGCTGCCGAGTCACTAGGTTTGGGTACCTGTTTTAACGGTGCTGTACATCCATTTCTCCAAAACGGGAAAGCAGCCAAACTATTTAGAGAGAAATATGGAATTAAGCACAAAAGTCGTGAAGGCATATTCCTTCTTATTGGTTACCCAAAAGTAAAATACACAACAAGCATAAAACGAACATTCGCTTCAATAGATAGAATTTAG
- the ccsA gene encoding cytochrome c biogenesis protein CcsA, with product MSWEYFSLFAIVSLCFWIFGAYAAWREKRPVFVHGFTIVGLTVFFTFILGMWISLERPPMRTMGETRLWYSFFLPLVGIITYSRWKYKWILSFSTILSLVFICINILKPEIHNKTLMPALQSPWFAPHVIVYMFAYAMLGAAAVMAIYLLWRKKQKILSMEMDLCDNLANVGLSFLTLGLLSGALWAKEAWGHYWSWDPKETWAAATWLSYLCYIHFRLHKRNEYRKGLVILLVSFVLLQMCWYGINYLPSAQGASIHTYNMR from the coding sequence ATGAGTTGGGAATATTTTTCGTTGTTCGCCATAGTGTCTCTTTGCTTCTGGATTTTTGGTGCGTATGCTGCCTGGAGAGAGAAAAGGCCCGTATTTGTTCACGGATTTACAATAGTTGGATTAACAGTCTTCTTTACATTTATCTTAGGAATGTGGATTTCACTAGAGCGTCCTCCTATGCGGACTATGGGCGAAACTCGTTTGTGGTATTCATTCTTCCTTCCGCTAGTGGGTATTATTACATATAGTCGATGGAAATATAAGTGGATTCTTAGTTTTAGTACTATTCTTTCATTAGTGTTTATTTGTATCAATATACTAAAGCCCGAGATACACAATAAAACATTAATGCCTGCATTACAAAGTCCTTGGTTTGCACCACATGTTATCGTATATATGTTCGCTTATGCAATGCTGGGTGCCGCTGCAGTAATGGCAATTTATCTTCTTTGGAGGAAGAAGCAAAAAATATTGTCTATGGAGATGGATTTGTGTGATAATCTGGCTAATGTTGGATTATCATTCTTAACTCTTGGTTTGCTATCCGGAGCCTTGTGGGCAAAAGAAGCATGGGGGCACTACTGGAGTTGGGATCCGAAAGAAACGTGGGCGGCCGCTACATGGTTAAGTTATTTATGCTACATTCATTTCCGTCTTCATAAAAGGAATGAATATCGAAAAGGGCTTGTTATACTTCTTGTGTCTTTTGTTCTGCTGCAAATGTGTTGGTATGGAATTAATTATTTACCATCAGCTCAAGGAGCAAGTATTCATACATATAATATGAGATAG
- a CDS encoding DedA family protein — translation MEYFQFILDFVLHIDDQLPLLIEQYGTWIYAILFFLIFLETGFVVTPFLPGDSLLFVAGTLATVSTNHMNIHLLVLMLIIAAVLGDASNYVIGRYFGVKLFSNPNSKIFKQKYLEQTHAFYEKHGGKTIILARFVPIVRTFAPFVAGMGHMSYRHFAHYNIIGGVVWVTLITYIGYFLGSLEIVQKNLEIMIISIVIISILPAIIEIWKNKRKNKAV, via the coding sequence ATGGAATATTTTCAGTTTATTTTAGACTTTGTTCTTCATATTGATGACCAACTACCCCTTCTAATAGAGCAATATGGCACTTGGATTTATGCTATTCTTTTTTTCCTTATTTTTCTTGAAACAGGATTTGTTGTAACACCTTTTTTACCTGGAGACTCTTTATTATTTGTTGCAGGAACATTAGCTACAGTTTCAACCAACCACATGAACATACATTTGTTGGTTCTTATGCTAATTATTGCAGCTGTATTGGGAGATGCGTCCAACTACGTTATAGGCCGATATTTTGGGGTCAAACTTTTCAGTAACCCAAATTCTAAGATTTTTAAACAAAAATATTTAGAACAGACTCATGCTTTTTATGAAAAACATGGTGGTAAAACAATTATTTTAGCTAGATTTGTTCCAATAGTACGCACATTTGCTCCATTTGTTGCAGGTATGGGACACATGAGTTATCGTCATTTTGCTCATTATAACATTATTGGAGGAGTTGTTTGGGTAACATTAATAACCTATATTGGCTATTTTTTAGGAAGCCTGGAAATCGTTCAAAAGAACTTAGAGATTATGATTATTTCAATTGTAATAATCTCTATACTTCCTGCTATTATTGAAATTTGGAAAAACAAACGCAAAAATAAAGCGGTTTAG
- the nrfH gene encoding cytochrome c nitrite reductase small subunit, translating into MDIKIRYSHKLILIILLGVIAGSGCLFLYLLRVQDYLGNSPAACVNCHVMGSYYATWQQGSHSRGITCNDCHVPHENIAKKYFFKANDGLRHTYKFLTNSERQTIQAIPASAEVIMNNCIRCHTQLNTEFVKTGRVDYMMTKVGEGKACWDCHRQVTHGGTNSLSSTPNAQVPYPKSPVPEWLKKIVK; encoded by the coding sequence ATGGATATAAAAATCAGATACTCTCACAAGCTAATATTAATCATTCTGCTAGGAGTGATTGCAGGTAGTGGATGTCTGTTTCTTTACTTGCTAAGAGTACAAGATTACCTGGGAAATAGTCCGGCAGCTTGTGTTAATTGTCATGTAATGGGGTCATATTACGCTACCTGGCAACAAGGTTCTCATAGTAGGGGGATTACCTGTAATGATTGTCACGTTCCTCACGAAAATATAGCAAAAAAATATTTCTTCAAGGCAAATGATGGCCTCAGACACACATATAAGTTTTTAACTAACAGTGAGAGGCAGACTATTCAGGCAATTCCGGCAAGTGCTGAAGTTATAATGAATAACTGTATCCGTTGCCACACTCAATTAAATACTGAATTTGTAAAAACCGGCAGAGTGGATTACATGATGACCAAGGTTGGAGAAGGTAAAGCTTGCTGGGATTGTCATCGACAGGTTACTCATGGAGGAACTAACAGTCTCTCTTCAACTCCTAACGCACAGGTTCCTTATCCGAAATCGCCTGTACCTGAATGGTTGAAGAAAATAGTGAAATAG
- the nrfA gene encoding ammonia-forming cytochrome c nitrite reductase, whose protein sequence is MEKKLKAWQGWLLFGGTMVVVFVLGLIVASLMEHRAEVVSIYNNRKVDIKGIEARNEIFRDNYPREYQTWSETADTSFKSEFNGSQAVDVLEQRPEMVILWAGYAFSKEYETPRGHMHAIEDISETLRTGAPKTDKDGPQPSTCWTCKSPDVPRMMETIGVNAFYNNKWSAFGSEIVNPIGCSDCHESKTMNLQISRPALREAFARQGRDIDKATPQEMRSLVCAQCHVEYYFKKDGNYLTFPWDKGMTVEKIEEYYDKVNHSDYKHALSRALILKAQHPDFEIFQLGIHGQRGVSCADCHMPYENEGGIKYSDHHIQSPLASTDRTCQVCHRESEETLRNNVYERQRKCNEIRTRLEKELAKAHIEAKFAWDKGATEVQMKEALNLIRQAQWRWDFSVASHGAAFHAPQEVQRMLSHGIDRALQARLAIAKVLAKNGYTADVPMPDISTKAKAQKYIGLDIPKEQKAKNEFLKTIVPRWIEKAKANGRFAKI, encoded by the coding sequence ATGGAAAAGAAACTGAAAGCATGGCAAGGATGGTTGTTGTTTGGAGGAACAATGGTCGTTGTTTTTGTGTTAGGATTGATAGTTGCATCCTTAATGGAACACAGAGCAGAGGTGGTTAGTATCTATAACAACAGAAAAGTAGATATAAAAGGCATCGAGGCCAGGAATGAAATCTTCAGGGATAACTATCCGCGAGAGTATCAAACTTGGTCAGAGACGGCAGATACGAGTTTTAAAAGTGAATTCAATGGCAGTCAGGCTGTGGATGTGTTGGAACAACGCCCCGAAATGGTGATTCTTTGGGCCGGATATGCTTTTTCAAAAGAATATGAAACGCCGAGAGGACATATGCATGCTATTGAAGATATTAGTGAAACTCTCAGAACCGGAGCACCTAAAACGGATAAAGATGGTCCTCAGCCTTCAACTTGCTGGACATGTAAAAGTCCGGATGTTCCTCGTATGATGGAAACAATAGGAGTAAATGCATTCTATAATAATAAATGGTCTGCTTTTGGCAGTGAGATTGTTAATCCAATAGGTTGTTCTGATTGCCATGAATCAAAAACAATGAATCTGCAAATAAGTCGACCTGCTTTGCGTGAGGCTTTTGCTCGTCAGGGGAGGGATATTGATAAAGCAACTCCACAAGAAATGAGATCATTGGTTTGCGCTCAATGTCATGTAGAGTATTATTTCAAGAAAGATGGCAATTATCTTACATTCCCTTGGGATAAAGGGATGACTGTAGAAAAAATTGAAGAATATTACGATAAAGTTAACCACTCTGATTATAAACATGCTTTAAGCAGAGCTCTTATTCTAAAAGCTCAGCATCCTGATTTTGAAATATTCCAATTGGGCATTCATGGACAAAGAGGCGTTTCTTGTGCCGACTGTCATATGCCGTATGAAAATGAAGGAGGAATAAAATATAGCGATCATCATATTCAAAGTCCTTTAGCATCTACAGACAGAACTTGTCAGGTTTGTCACCGTGAAAGCGAAGAAACGCTTCGCAACAATGTTTATGAAAGACAAAGAAAATGTAACGAAATACGTACTCGTTTGGAGAAAGAACTAGCCAAAGCGCACATAGAAGCTAAATTTGCATGGGATAAAGGAGCTACTGAAGTGCAGATGAAAGAGGCTTTGAATTTGATTCGACAGGCTCAATGGAGGTGGGACTTTTCTGTTGCATCTCATGGAGCTGCGTTTCATGCTCCTCAGGAAGTTCAGCGTATGTTGAGTCATGGAATAGACAGAGCATTGCAAGCTCGTTTGGCTATTGCTAAAGTTTTGGCAAAGAATGGATACACTGCTGACGTACCAATGCCCGATATTTCTACAAAAGCAAAAGCTCAGAAATATATTGGTTTGGATATACCAAAAGAACAAAAAGCAAAAAATGAATTTCTTAAAACGATTGTTCCACGCTGGATTGAGAAAGCAAAAGCTAACGGACGTTTTGCAAAGATTTAA
- the dinB gene encoding DNA polymerase IV, with protein sequence MEERKIIHIDMDAFYASVEQRDHPEWRGRPLAVGHEEERGVVATASYEARRYGIHSAMSSVKAKKLCSELIFAPLRMAVYKSVSVQIHQIFHEYTDIIEPISLDEAFLDVTENKKGIDLAVDIAKEIKQRIKEETGLTASAGISYNKFLAKVASEHRKPDGLCTIHPQKAQEFIDKLPIESFWGVGKVTAKKMHALGIHNGILLRMSTPDFLTLQFGKAGMLYYNFAHGIDPRPVESERERKSVGCETTFEHDLEIKSSIIIELYHVAQELIQRLEKSGFKGYTLTLKIKFNDFTQKTRSISEDHPLTTLKEILHLAKELLNGVDLTNHPIRLLGLSVSNPWEEIASGKYKQLSFKFK encoded by the coding sequence ATAGAAGAGCGAAAAATTATCCACATTGACATGGATGCCTTTTATGCCTCAGTTGAGCAAAGGGATCATCCTGAGTGGAGGGGCAGACCTCTTGCTGTAGGCCATGAAGAAGAACGTGGTGTGGTAGCTACAGCTAGTTATGAAGCTCGTCGTTATGGTATTCATTCTGCAATGTCATCTGTAAAGGCTAAAAAACTTTGCTCCGAACTAATATTTGCTCCGTTGCGCATGGCTGTTTACAAGTCTGTTTCTGTACAAATACATCAAATTTTTCACGAATACACTGACATCATAGAACCTATCTCGCTCGATGAAGCTTTTTTGGACGTGACTGAAAACAAAAAAGGCATTGATCTGGCTGTTGATATTGCCAAAGAAATTAAGCAGCGAATAAAAGAAGAAACTGGGCTCACAGCATCAGCGGGAATTTCTTACAATAAATTTCTGGCAAAAGTAGCATCAGAACATCGTAAACCAGATGGTCTGTGCACCATTCACCCTCAAAAAGCACAAGAATTTATAGACAAGCTACCAATAGAATCTTTTTGGGGCGTTGGTAAAGTGACAGCAAAGAAAATGCATGCACTAGGCATTCATAATGGTATATTACTTCGAATGAGTACTCCGGATTTTCTGACCTTACAATTTGGGAAAGCAGGAATGCTCTATTATAACTTTGCTCATGGCATAGATCCTCGCCCTGTAGAATCGGAAAGAGAACGCAAATCGGTGGGATGTGAAACAACTTTCGAACACGATTTAGAAATAAAAAGTTCCATTATAATAGAGTTATATCACGTTGCTCAAGAGCTTATACAAAGATTAGAAAAATCCGGTTTTAAAGGCTACACTCTTACACTAAAAATTAAGTTCAATGACTTTACTCAGAAAACGCGTAGTATTAGCGAAGATCATCCACTCACAACTTTAAAAGAAATTCTACATTTAGCCAAAGAACTACTTAATGGCGTAGATCTAACCAACCACCCTATCCGCTTGTTGGGATTGAGTGTTTCTAATCCTTGGGAGGAAATAGCCTCTGGTAAATACAAGCAATTATCGTTTAAATTCAAATAG
- a CDS encoding leucine-rich repeat domain-containing protein, protein MKTSAISKIILVVIFLLSCFKVEAQNIVSDTIKVSAGNLNVLLGDKKDLITNLTLKGKINGTDITTIRSMAKLTVLDISKASIVKGGVFISSLYDDKIDVSNDEVPEEAFYAKDNLKTIILPENITAIGLKAFSDCISLTAIIIPEGVTTIGTNAFYGCSKLTILSLPASITLIDYGAFQECAGLKEIHCKATVPPKITPFTFYGVPKSTCKLYVPTGIAAQAKTVAGWNEFKIILEE, encoded by the coding sequence ATGAAAACAAGTGCTATTTCTAAAATCATATTAGTAGTAATATTTCTGTTATCATGCTTTAAAGTAGAAGCACAGAATATTGTATCTGATACTATAAAAGTTTCTGCCGGAAATCTAAATGTACTTCTTGGAGATAAAAAAGATCTCATTACAAACTTAACTCTCAAAGGAAAAATAAACGGAACTGATATTACAACGATTCGAAGTATGGCAAAATTAACTGTACTCGATATATCAAAAGCAAGTATAGTAAAAGGAGGAGTTTTTATCAGTTCTTTATATGATGATAAAATTGATGTATCAAATGACGAAGTTCCCGAAGAAGCCTTCTATGCCAAAGATAATCTAAAAACAATAATCCTTCCTGAAAACATAACAGCAATTGGCCTAAAAGCATTTTCTGATTGTATAAGCCTTACTGCTATAATAATTCCCGAAGGGGTTACTACTATTGGTACTAATGCATTTTATGGTTGTTCCAAATTAACCATACTTTCACTTCCGGCCAGTATTACTCTTATTGATTATGGTGCCTTTCAGGAATGCGCAGGATTAAAAGAAATACATTGTAAAGCTACAGTTCCACCCAAAATCACCCCATTTACATTCTACGGAGTACCTAAAAGTACCTGCAAATTATATGTTCCTACAGGAATTGCAGCACAAGCCAAAACTGTTGCAGGTTGGAATGAATTTAAAATCATCCTTGAAGAATAA